A window of Indicator indicator isolate 239-I01 chromosome 25, UM_Iind_1.1, whole genome shotgun sequence contains these coding sequences:
- the POU4F2 gene encoding POU domain, class 4, transcription factor 2 — MMMSLSSKQPFGLPHGGSGGGGSSLHETKYSALHTASPCPSAAAPAASSPSSTGTGGSAGRGSGSGPGSSSGSGGSGSSSGSGPGGSGSGAEAMRRACLPAPPSNIFGGLDESLLARAEALAAVDIVSPSKSHHHHPPHHSPFKPDATYHTMNTIPCTSAASSSSVPISHPSALSGTHHHHHHHHHHHHQPHQALEGELLEHLTPGLALGAMAAPDGAVVSTPGHAPHMAGMNPMHPAALGMAHAHGLPAHMGCMSDVDADPRDLEAFAERFKQRRIKLGVTQADVGSALANLKIPGVGSLSQSTICRFESLTLSHNNMIALKPILQAWLEEAEKSHREKLAKPELFSGAEKKRKRTSIAAPEKRSLEAYFALQPRPSSEKIAAIAEKLDLKKNVVRVWFCNQRQKQKRMKYSAGI, encoded by the exons ATGATGATGTCCCTGAGCAGCAAGCAGCCCTTCGGCCTCCCCcacggcggcagcggcggcggcggcagcagcctCCACGAAACCAAGTACTCGGCCCTGCACACCGCCTCGCCCTGCCCTTCCGCCGCCGCCCCCGCCgccagctcccccagcagcaccGGCACCGGCGGCTCCGCCGGACGCGGCTCCGGCTCCGGTCCCGGCTCCAGCTCCGGCAGCGGCGGCTCCGGCTCGAGCTCGGGCTCTGGCCCcggcggcagcggcagcggcGCGGAGGCGATGCGGAGGGCCTGCCTGCCCGCCCCTCCG AGCAATATATTCGGCGGTCTGGACGAGAGCCTGCTGGCCCGCGCCGAAGCCCTGGCAGCGGTGGACATCGTCTCCCCGAGCAagagccaccaccaccacccgcCGCACCACAGCCCCTTCAAGCCGGACGCCACCTACCACACCATGAACACCATCCCCTGCACCTCggccgcctcctcctcctcggtgCCCATCTCCCACCCGTCTGCCCTGTCGGgtacccaccaccaccaccaccatcaccaccaccaccaccatcagccCCACCAGGCGCTGGAGGGGGAACTGTTGGAGCACCTGACGCCGGGGCTGGCGCTGGGGGCTATGGCGGCCCCCGACGGCGCCGTGGTCTCCACGCCGGGCCACGCTCCGCACATGGCCGGCATGAACCCCATGCACCCGGCGGCGCTGGGCATGGCCCACGCCCACGGGCTGCCGGCCCACATGGGCTGCATGAGCGATGTGGACGCCGATCCCCGCGACTTGGAGGCCTTCGCCGAGCGCTTCAAGCAGCGTCGCATCAAGCTGGGGGTGACCCAGGCAGACGTGGGCTCGGCGCTGGCCAACCTGAAAATCCCGGGGGTGGGGTCCCTCAGCCAGAGCACCATCTGCCGCTTCGAGTCCCTCACCCTTTCCCACAACAACATGATCGCCCTCAAGCCCATCTTGCAGGCCTGGCTGGAGGAGGCCGAGAAGTCCCATCGCGAAAAGCTGGCCAAACCCGAGCTCTTCAGCGGCGCGGAGAAGAAGCGCAAGAGGACCTCCATCGCCGCTCCCGAGAAGCGCTCGCTGGAGGCCTACTTCGCCCTCCAGCCCCGGCCTTCCTCCGAGAAGATCGCGGCCATCGCCGAGAAGCTGGACCTCAAGAAGAACGTGGTCCGCGTCTGGTTCTGCAACCAGCGCCAGAAGCAGAAGCGCATGAAGTACTCGGCTGGCATCTGA